The Malus domestica chromosome 13, GDT2T_hap1 genome includes a window with the following:
- the LOC103453520 gene encoding ammonium transporter 1 member 1, with the protein MATWATLDCSATQLADLLGGPNSTGAANFICNQIAGVSSKLSDTAYAVDTTFLLFSAYLVFSMQLGFAMLCAGSVRAKNTMNIMLTNVLDAAAGGLFYYLFGFAFAFGGPSNGFIGKHFFGLKEVPSNTGFDYSHFLYQWAFAIAAAGITSGSIAERTQFVAYLIYSSFLTGFVYPVVAHWFWSVDGWASALNTGNLLFGTGVIDFAGSGVVHMVGGIAGLWGAFIEGPRIGRFDHSGRAVALRGHSASLVVLGTFLLWFGWYGFNPGSFTKILSPYGSSGSYYGMWSAVGRTAVTTTLAGCTAALTTLFGKRILSGHWNVTDVCNGLLGGFAAITAGCSVVEPWAAIVCGFVAAIVLISCNKLAEKLKFDDPLEAAQLHGGCGAWGIIFTALFAREKYVNEVYPGKEGRPYGLFMGGGGKLLGAHLIQIVVIIGWVSATMGPLFFVLHKLKLLRISAEDEMAGMDLTRHGGFAYVYHDHEDAQKPSVIQLRKVEPKASTPPTSV; encoded by the coding sequence ATGGCGACCTGGGCAACACTAGACTGCTCGGCTACCCAGTTGGCCGACCTCCTTGGGGGGCCCAACTCCACCGGCGCAGCCAACTTCATCTGCAACCAAATCGCCGGCGTCTCCTCCAAGCTCTCCGACACCGCCTACGCCGTCGACACCACCTTCCTCCTCTTCTCCGCCTACCTCGTCTTCTCAATGCAGCTCGGCTTCGCCATGCTCTGCGCCGGCTCCGTCCGCGCCAAGAACACCATGAACATCATGCTCACCAACGTCCTCGACGCCGCCGCCGGCGGCCTCTTCTACTACCTCTTCGGCTTCGCCTTCGCCTTTGGTGGCCCCTCCAACGGATTCATCGGCAAACACTTCTTCGGCCTCAAAGAGGTCCCGTCCAACACCGGTTTCGACTACAGCCACTTCCTCTACCAGTGGGCCTTCGCCATCGCCGCCGCCGGAATCACCAGCGGATCCATTGCCGAGAGGACTCAGTTCGTCGCCTACCTCATTTACTCCTCCTTCCTCACCGGATTCGTCTACCCGGTCGTCGCCCACTGGTTCTGGTCAGTCGATGGCTGGGCTAGCGCCTTAAATACCGGAAACCTCTTATTTGGAACCGGTGTCATCGATTTCGCCGGGTCGGGTGTGGTCCATATGGTCGGAGGCATCGCCGGTCTCTGGGGAGCTTTCATCGAAGGCCCCCGAATCGGGCGGTTCGACCACTCCGGCCGGGCCGTCGCTCTCCGCGGACACAGCGCTTCTCTCGTCGTTCTGGGCACATTTTTACTCTGGTTCGGGTGGTACGGGTTTAACCCCGGTTCGTTTACCAAGATCCTGAGTCCGTACGGGTCATCCGGATCCTATTACGGGATGTGGTCAGCTGTGGGTCGGACCGCTGTCACCACAACTCTCGCCGGATGCACCGCCGCTCTCACCACTCTCTTCGGAAAAAGAATTCTGTCGGGTCACTGGAACGTAACGGACGTCTGTAACGGCCTTCTCGGCGGATTCGCGGCGATAACTGCAGGATGTTCTGTCGTCGAACCGTGGGCGGCGATCGTATGCGGGTTCGTGGCCGCTATCGTTTTGATCTCGTGCAATAAACTGGCCGAGAAGTTGAAATTCGACGACCCGCTGGAGGCGGCGCAGCTTCACGGAGGGTGCGGCGCGTGGGGGATAATTTTCACGGCGCTGTTTGCGAGGGAGAAGTACGTGAACGAGGTGTACCCGGGAAAAGAGGGGCGGCCATACGGGCTGTTTATGGGCGGCGGAGGGAAGCTGCTGGGGGCCCACTTGATACAGATAGTGGTAATTATAGGGTGGGTGAGCGCGACGATGGGGCCGTTGTTCTTTGTGCTGCACAAGCTGAAGCTGCTGAGGATATCAGCGGAGGACGAAATGGCGGGTATGGATCTGACCCGGCACGGGGGGTTTGCTTACGTGTACCATGACCACGAAGACGCGCAGAAGCCGAGCGTGATTCAGCTTAGAAAAGTAGAACCGAAAGCTTCCACGCCGCCGACTTCTGTGTAG
- the LOC139190749 gene encoding glutathione peroxidase 1-like: MMAEEWIPKDIKGNDVDLSIYKGKVLLVINVASKCGLTNSNYDELNQLYQNYKDQGFESLAFPCNQFGSQEPGSNKEIEDFVCTRFRFNL, translated from the exons ATGATGGCGGAGGAATGGATCCCGAAG GATATTAAGGGAAATGATGTCGATCTTAGCATTTACAAGGGAAAAGTTCTGCTGGTCATCAATGTTGCTTCCAAATG CGGACTGACCAACTCAAATTACGATGAGCTGAATCAACTGTATCAAAACTATAAAGATCAAG GCTTTGAAAGTCTGGCATTTCCGTGCAACCAGTTTGGTAGTCAGGAACCAGGAAGTAACAAAGAGATTGAAGATTTTGTCTGCACTCGTTTTAGATTTAATCTATAG
- the LOC103453507 gene encoding eukaryotic translation initiation factor 3 subunit A-like — MADFADSEAGLERVEEICMRKRKLETRLREEEEERLRREAAEWRAKLGEITERQRQRERELEELERLRAEALSRMRRSTETAAVAASPSFTREVYVPRFQQWAGN, encoded by the exons AtggcagattttgcagattcggAAGCTGGGTTGGAGCGAGTGGAAG AAATCTGCATGAGGAAGAGAAAGCTCGAAACCCGGCTGCGTGAAGAAG AAGAGGAGAGACTAAGGAGAGAAGCAGCTGAATGGAGGGCAAAATTAGGCGAGATTACTGAAAGGCAGAGGCAAAGAGAGAGGGAACTGGAAGAATTAGAAAGGCTGCGTGCAGAGGCTCTTTCGAGGATGAGAAGATCAACTGAGACTGCAGCTGTTGCTGCTTCACCATCCTTTACTAGAGAGGTGTATGTGCCTAGGTTTCAGCAATGGGCCGGGAACTGA
- the LOC103453505 gene encoding carboxyl-terminal-processing peptidase 2, chloroplastic-like isoform X1, giving the protein MGSLWDNFLSWLWNDFVWFERNFPLDNVLNAKGRADSPFMEVLASSATASSSPHFLLSSFYKNHRSTVSMAATPPPKVLQWKYLPVRIVEARAKSPLMCIMTTSLERPINYGNTDGDLKHSFLIPLVLRLSRSFVCQGGLFSANYSKVRKKLRLKKYAGSLHEVLKCSEKIRRHVFVFIAGLMVVMSASLSVSITPSWALTEENRIFLEAWKMIDRAYVDKSFNGQSWFRYRENALRNEPMNTREETYMAIKKMLATLEDPFTRFLEPEKFNSLRSGTQGALTGVGLSIGYPTKLDGSAAGLVVISASPGGPANRAGILSGDVILAIDDTSTETMGIYDAAERLQGPDGSTVKLTVRSGPEIKHLDLMREKVSLNPVKSRLCAVPASGKDSPRIGYIKLSTFNQNASGAVKEAINTLRSNNVNAFVLDLRDNSGGLFPEGIEIAKIWLDKGVIVYICDGRGVRDIYDTDGSQAVATSEPLVVLVNKGTASASEILAGALKDNKRAVLFGEPTFGKGKIQSVFELSDGSGLVVTVARYETPAHTDIDKVGVIPDHPLPTSFPKDEEAFCNCLQDPASACNKVELFAT; this is encoded by the exons ATGGGAAGTTTGTGGGATAATTTTTTAAGTTGGCTGTGGAATGATTTCGTTTGGTTCGAACGAAACTTCCCATTAGATAACGTTCTCAACGCAAAAGGAAGAGCGGACTCTCCATTCATGGAGGTCCTCGCTAGCTCTGCAACTGCATCTTCATCCCCTCATTTCCTACTCTCCAGCTTCTACAAGAACCACCGTAGCACCGTCTCCATGGCCGCCACTCCTCCGCCTAAG GTGCTGCAATGGAAGTATCTTCCAGTAAGGATTGTAGAAGCTCGAGCAAAGTCTCCTTTAATGTGTATAATGACTACGTCGCTTGAGAGGCCGATAAATTATGGTAATACTGATGGGGACCTTAAGCACAGTTTCTTGATTCCACTGGTGTTGAGGCTCAGTCGGAGTTTTGTTTGTCAGGGTGGTTTGTTTTCAGCAAATTATAGTAAGGTCAGGAAAAAACTTCGACTGAAGAAATATGCTGGCAGTCTCCATGAAGTGCTAAAATGTTCAGAAAAAATTAGACGgcatgtttttgttttcattgcTGGACTGATGGTTGTCATGTCAGCTTCTCTTTCTGTTAGCATTACTCCATCCT GGGCTCTTACAGAAGAGAATCGTATCTTCTTAGAGGCATGGAAGATGATTGACCGTGCATATGTTGACAAAAGTTTTAATGGACAAAGTTGGTTTCGGTACAGAGAAAATGCATTGCGCAATGAACCAATGAACACAAGAGAAGAGACAT ATATGGCAATTAAGAAGATGCTTGCCACATTGGAGGATCCTTTCACTCGGTTTCTGGAGCCTGAAAAGTTCAATAGTCTACGG TCTGGAACTCAAGGTGCTCTTACAGGCGTAGGGCTGTCAATTGGCTACCCTACAAAACTTGATGGATCAGCTGCTGGTCTTGTTGTTATTTCAGCTTCCCCAGGAGGTCCAGCAAACAGAGCCGGCATCTTGTCTGGGGATGTTATTCTGGCTATTGATGATACAAGTACAGAAACAATGGGCATATATGATGCTGCAGAGCGACTACA GGGACCGGACGGAAGTACAGTTAAACTAACAGTTCGTAGTGGACCTGAAATAAAGCACCTGGATTTAAT GCGGGAGAAAGTTTCACTGAATCCTGTAAAGTCAAGACTATGTGCGGTCCCTGCGTCCGGAAAGGATTCCCCTAGAATTGGCTATATCAAACTATCAACGTTCAATCAAAATGCATCTG GTGCTGTCAAGGAAGCAATTAATACCTTAAGGAGTAATAATGTTAATGCCTTTGTGTTGGATCTTCGAGACAATAG TGGTGGTCTTTTCCCAGAAGGAATTGAGATTGCTAAGATTTG GTTGGACAAAGGTGTGATTGTATATATTTGTGATGGTCGTGGTGTTCGAGATATATATGACACCGATGGAAGCCAAGCGGTGGCAACTTCAGAACCCCTGGTTGTGCTG GTGAACAAGGGAACTGCTAGCGCAAGTGAAATCTTAGCTGGGGCATTGAAAGACAATAAACGTGCTGTGTTGTTTGGAGAACCCACATTTGGGAAGGG CAAGATTCAGTCAGTTTTTGAGCTGTCTGATGGCTCTGGCTTGGTTGTTACAGTCGCTCGTTATGAGACACCTGCTCACACAGACATTGATAAG GTAGGTGTGATTCCAGACCATCCCCTGCCAACTTCATTCCCCAAAGATGAGGAGGCCTTTTGTAACTGCCTCCAGGACCCTGCATCTGCTTGCAACAAGGTCGAGCTATTTGCAACATGA
- the LOC103453505 gene encoding carboxyl-terminal-processing peptidase 2, chloroplastic-like isoform X2 — MGSLWDNFLSWLWNDFVWFERNFPLDNVLNAKGRADSPFMEVLASSATASSSPHFLLSSFYKNHRSTVSMAATPPPKVLQWKYLPVRIVEARAKSPLMCIMTTSLERPINYGALTEENRIFLEAWKMIDRAYVDKSFNGQSWFRYRENALRNEPMNTREETYMAIKKMLATLEDPFTRFLEPEKFNSLRSGTQGALTGVGLSIGYPTKLDGSAAGLVVISASPGGPANRAGILSGDVILAIDDTSTETMGIYDAAERLQGPDGSTVKLTVRSGPEIKHLDLMREKVSLNPVKSRLCAVPASGKDSPRIGYIKLSTFNQNASGAVKEAINTLRSNNVNAFVLDLRDNSGGLFPEGIEIAKIWLDKGVIVYICDGRGVRDIYDTDGSQAVATSEPLVVLVNKGTASASEILAGALKDNKRAVLFGEPTFGKGKIQSVFELSDGSGLVVTVARYETPAHTDIDKVGVIPDHPLPTSFPKDEEAFCNCLQDPASACNKVELFAT; from the exons ATGGGAAGTTTGTGGGATAATTTTTTAAGTTGGCTGTGGAATGATTTCGTTTGGTTCGAACGAAACTTCCCATTAGATAACGTTCTCAACGCAAAAGGAAGAGCGGACTCTCCATTCATGGAGGTCCTCGCTAGCTCTGCAACTGCATCTTCATCCCCTCATTTCCTACTCTCCAGCTTCTACAAGAACCACCGTAGCACCGTCTCCATGGCCGCCACTCCTCCGCCTAAG GTGCTGCAATGGAAGTATCTTCCAGTAAGGATTGTAGAAGCTCGAGCAAAGTCTCCTTTAATGTGTATAATGACTACGTCGCTTGAGAGGCCGATAAATTATG GGGCTCTTACAGAAGAGAATCGTATCTTCTTAGAGGCATGGAAGATGATTGACCGTGCATATGTTGACAAAAGTTTTAATGGACAAAGTTGGTTTCGGTACAGAGAAAATGCATTGCGCAATGAACCAATGAACACAAGAGAAGAGACAT ATATGGCAATTAAGAAGATGCTTGCCACATTGGAGGATCCTTTCACTCGGTTTCTGGAGCCTGAAAAGTTCAATAGTCTACGG TCTGGAACTCAAGGTGCTCTTACAGGCGTAGGGCTGTCAATTGGCTACCCTACAAAACTTGATGGATCAGCTGCTGGTCTTGTTGTTATTTCAGCTTCCCCAGGAGGTCCAGCAAACAGAGCCGGCATCTTGTCTGGGGATGTTATTCTGGCTATTGATGATACAAGTACAGAAACAATGGGCATATATGATGCTGCAGAGCGACTACA GGGACCGGACGGAAGTACAGTTAAACTAACAGTTCGTAGTGGACCTGAAATAAAGCACCTGGATTTAAT GCGGGAGAAAGTTTCACTGAATCCTGTAAAGTCAAGACTATGTGCGGTCCCTGCGTCCGGAAAGGATTCCCCTAGAATTGGCTATATCAAACTATCAACGTTCAATCAAAATGCATCTG GTGCTGTCAAGGAAGCAATTAATACCTTAAGGAGTAATAATGTTAATGCCTTTGTGTTGGATCTTCGAGACAATAG TGGTGGTCTTTTCCCAGAAGGAATTGAGATTGCTAAGATTTG GTTGGACAAAGGTGTGATTGTATATATTTGTGATGGTCGTGGTGTTCGAGATATATATGACACCGATGGAAGCCAAGCGGTGGCAACTTCAGAACCCCTGGTTGTGCTG GTGAACAAGGGAACTGCTAGCGCAAGTGAAATCTTAGCTGGGGCATTGAAAGACAATAAACGTGCTGTGTTGTTTGGAGAACCCACATTTGGGAAGGG CAAGATTCAGTCAGTTTTTGAGCTGTCTGATGGCTCTGGCTTGGTTGTTACAGTCGCTCGTTATGAGACACCTGCTCACACAGACATTGATAAG GTAGGTGTGATTCCAGACCATCCCCTGCCAACTTCATTCCCCAAAGATGAGGAGGCCTTTTGTAACTGCCTCCAGGACCCTGCATCTGCTTGCAACAAGGTCGAGCTATTTGCAACATGA
- the LOC103453505 gene encoding carboxyl-terminal-processing peptidase 2, chloroplastic-like isoform X3 → MGGLFSANYSKVRKKLRLKKYAGSLHEVLKCSEKIRRHVFVFIAGLMVVMSASLSVSITPSWALTEENRIFLEAWKMIDRAYVDKSFNGQSWFRYRENALRNEPMNTREETYMAIKKMLATLEDPFTRFLEPEKFNSLRSGTQGALTGVGLSIGYPTKLDGSAAGLVVISASPGGPANRAGILSGDVILAIDDTSTETMGIYDAAERLQGPDGSTVKLTVRSGPEIKHLDLMREKVSLNPVKSRLCAVPASGKDSPRIGYIKLSTFNQNASGAVKEAINTLRSNNVNAFVLDLRDNSGGLFPEGIEIAKIWLDKGVIVYICDGRGVRDIYDTDGSQAVATSEPLVVLVNKGTASASEILAGALKDNKRAVLFGEPTFGKGKIQSVFELSDGSGLVVTVARYETPAHTDIDKVGVIPDHPLPTSFPKDEEAFCNCLQDPASACNKVELFAT, encoded by the exons ATG GGTGGTTTGTTTTCAGCAAATTATAGTAAGGTCAGGAAAAAACTTCGACTGAAGAAATATGCTGGCAGTCTCCATGAAGTGCTAAAATGTTCAGAAAAAATTAGACGgcatgtttttgttttcattgcTGGACTGATGGTTGTCATGTCAGCTTCTCTTTCTGTTAGCATTACTCCATCCT GGGCTCTTACAGAAGAGAATCGTATCTTCTTAGAGGCATGGAAGATGATTGACCGTGCATATGTTGACAAAAGTTTTAATGGACAAAGTTGGTTTCGGTACAGAGAAAATGCATTGCGCAATGAACCAATGAACACAAGAGAAGAGACAT ATATGGCAATTAAGAAGATGCTTGCCACATTGGAGGATCCTTTCACTCGGTTTCTGGAGCCTGAAAAGTTCAATAGTCTACGG TCTGGAACTCAAGGTGCTCTTACAGGCGTAGGGCTGTCAATTGGCTACCCTACAAAACTTGATGGATCAGCTGCTGGTCTTGTTGTTATTTCAGCTTCCCCAGGAGGTCCAGCAAACAGAGCCGGCATCTTGTCTGGGGATGTTATTCTGGCTATTGATGATACAAGTACAGAAACAATGGGCATATATGATGCTGCAGAGCGACTACA GGGACCGGACGGAAGTACAGTTAAACTAACAGTTCGTAGTGGACCTGAAATAAAGCACCTGGATTTAAT GCGGGAGAAAGTTTCACTGAATCCTGTAAAGTCAAGACTATGTGCGGTCCCTGCGTCCGGAAAGGATTCCCCTAGAATTGGCTATATCAAACTATCAACGTTCAATCAAAATGCATCTG GTGCTGTCAAGGAAGCAATTAATACCTTAAGGAGTAATAATGTTAATGCCTTTGTGTTGGATCTTCGAGACAATAG TGGTGGTCTTTTCCCAGAAGGAATTGAGATTGCTAAGATTTG GTTGGACAAAGGTGTGATTGTATATATTTGTGATGGTCGTGGTGTTCGAGATATATATGACACCGATGGAAGCCAAGCGGTGGCAACTTCAGAACCCCTGGTTGTGCTG GTGAACAAGGGAACTGCTAGCGCAAGTGAAATCTTAGCTGGGGCATTGAAAGACAATAAACGTGCTGTGTTGTTTGGAGAACCCACATTTGGGAAGGG CAAGATTCAGTCAGTTTTTGAGCTGTCTGATGGCTCTGGCTTGGTTGTTACAGTCGCTCGTTATGAGACACCTGCTCACACAGACATTGATAAG GTAGGTGTGATTCCAGACCATCCCCTGCCAACTTCATTCCCCAAAGATGAGGAGGCCTTTTGTAACTGCCTCCAGGACCCTGCATCTGCTTGCAACAAGGTCGAGCTATTTGCAACATGA
- the LOC103453504 gene encoding uncharacterized protein, with protein MEGGVLPLAAQPHPWRPRYSFHFIFQNPLPSTHLSRSYAPSYRRWDSNAETIRSQRFGFNFRDKGKREEDAGDDEEEEDYEYSRSKGTNKRRWWSDESSEMEEESSGGILEDAIDSFWILKVFKSYGWAFPAIIASLLLSTGPKAFLMALALPLGQSAFSLLFEKLWGRTRSRPKHKSRTRRRRKPFASSFGNAKTDDKERYVEDQETSDRSMGYQSWVVGNDASADDSGWEASSLGGWDDLERMESARRQSRRKPMGKGKLSRRERNSDTPLLLRLLIAVFPFLGTWTKMFW; from the exons ATGGAGGGCGGTGTCCTCCCTCTCGCTGCACAGCCTCATCCATGGCGGCCCAGATATTCCTTTCACTTCATCTTTCAAAACCCACTTCCTTCGACCCACTTGAGTCGCTCCTACGCTCCTAGCTACCGTCGCTGGGACTCCAATGCCGAAACCATTCGTTCCCAAAGATTCGGTTTTAATTTCAGAGACAAAGGCAAAAGAGAAGAAGATGCCGGCgatgacgaagaagaagaagattacGAGTACAGTAGAAGTAAAGGGACGAATAAAAGAAGGTGGTGGTCGGACGAGTCGTCGGAGATGGAGGAGGAAAGCTCCGGTGGAATCTTGGAGGATGCCATTGATAGTTTCTGGATATTGAAG GTGTTTAAATCCTATGGATGGGCATTTCCAGCTATTATTGCATCTTTGCTGCTGTCTACGGGTCCAAAAGCTTTCCTCATGGCGTTAGCACTCCCCCTTGGTCAGTCGGCATTTTCACTGTTATTTGAGAAGTTGTGGGGACGGACACGGAGTAGGCCGAAACACAAGTCCAGGACAAGGAGGAGAAGGAAACCTTTTGCCAGCAGTTTTGGTAATGCTAAAACAGATGACAAAGAAAGATATGTTGAGGACCAGGAAACTAGTGACAGAAGCATGGGTTATCAATCTTGGGTAGTCGGAAATGATGCTTCAGCTGATGATAGTGGTTGGGAGGCATCGAGTTTAGGTGGATGGGATGATCTTGAAAGAATGGAATCTGCACGGAGGCAATCTCGAAGAAAGCCAATGGGGAAGGGTAAGTTGAGTCGGAGAGAAAGAAATAGCGACACGCCACTGCTGTTAAGATTGTTGATTGCTGTTTTCCCATTTTTGGGTACATGGACAAAGATGTTTTGGTGA
- the LOC103453503 gene encoding small acidic protein 1 has protein sequence MRPTAMDFFSDMDDQGSTMAMDVDDVDTLEAFGEGVMSESKLADSDFFNSFQDDFDDTDIN, from the coding sequence ATGAGGCCGACGGCGATGGACTTCTTCAGCGACATGGACGATCAGGGCTCCACCATGGCCATGGACGTCGACGACGTCGACACACTCGAGGCCTTCGGCGAGGGCGTCATGAGCGAGAGCAAGCTGGCCGACTCCGATTTCTTCAACTCCTTCCAGGACGATTTCGATGACACCGACATCAACTGA
- the LOC103453515 gene encoding 7-deoxyloganetin glucosyltransferase-like produces MTSRNNVPHAVCIPFPVQSHIKGMRQLAQLLHHRGVHVTFVNTEFNHKRFLKSLGPNSLDGVPGFRFETIPDGLQNSDEDTQQDIMLLAEAIRKNFLAPFRDLLAKLNHTAGDAPVTHIVADGWMSAFPMEAAEEIGIPVVLFFTISACSLMGYIQFPALVEKGLVPLKDASCLTNGFLDKVIDWIPGMKGIRLRDLPKDMRVTNPNDKCWKYCLEAIQRFVKGSAVVVHSFGALEKDVLDALLSLLPVVYAIGPLQLLLNQMPEHPLNTTGYSLWKEETECFKWLNSKSPNSVVYVNFGSLAFVTPEQLVEFGWGLANSKLPFIWVIRPDLVVGESVILPPELVAETKERGLIASWCPQEQVLEHPSVGGFLTHSGWNSTVESLCAGVPMLCWPCSSDQPTNCCYACKEWGVGMEISNDVKRDEVERLVKELMEGEKGKKMKNKVMEWKKLAEAAASPHGSSSANLDNFVNQVLSRKT; encoded by the exons ATGACTTCCAGGAACAACGTCCCTCATGCTGTTTGCATTCCTTTTCCAGTTCAAAGCCACATAAAGGGAATGCGTCAATTAGCACAACTCCTCCACCATAGAGGTGTTCACGTAACCTTTGTCAACACGGAGTTCAATCACAAACGTTTTCTCAAATCTTTAGGACCCAACTCCCTCGACGGCGTGCCTGGTTTCCGATTCGAAACCATACCGGATGGGCTCCAAAACTCAGATGAAGACACCCAACAAGACATCATGTTGCTTGCTGAGGCCATCCGAAAGAATTTCTTGGCTCCTTTTCGCGACCTCCTCGCTAAACTTAACCACACGGCTGGCGATGCTCCTGTGACTCACATCGTTGCAGACGGTTGGATGTCGGCGTTCCCCATGGAGGCAGCAGAAGAAATTGGTATCCCCGTAGTACTCTTTTTTACTATTTCTGCATGCAGCTTAATGGGCTATATACAGTTTCCAGCTTTGGTTGAAAAAGGACTTGTCCCACTCAAAG ATGCGAGTTGCTTAACAAATGGCTTTCTGGACAAGGTGATTGATTGGATTCCAGGAATGAAAGGTATTCGCTTAAGGGATCTCCCAAAAGACATGAGAGTCACAAATCCCAATGATAAATGTTGGAAATACTGTTTGGAAGCAATTCAAAGATTTGTCAAAGGTTCAGCAGTCGTTGTTCATAGTTTTGGTGCATTAGAGAAAGATGTGTTGGATGCTCTTTTGTCCTTGCTTCCAGTTGTTTATGCGATTGGTCCtctccaattgcttctcaaccAGATGCCGGAGCATCCTCTGAATACTACCGGATACAGTCTATGGAAAGAAGAAACTGAGTGCTTCAAATGGCTAAATTCCAAGTCCCCAAATTCGGTTGTTTATGTGAATTTTGGCAGTTTAGCGTTTGTAACACCGGAACAGCTTGTCGAGTTTGGTTGGGGACTAGCAAACAGCAAGCTTCCCTTCATTTGGGTAATCAGACCTGATCTTGTTGTTGGTGAGTCTGTGATTTTGCCACCGGAGTTGGTCGCAGAGACTAAGGAAAGAGGTCTAATAGCAAGTTGGTGCCCTCAAGAACAAGTTCTTGAGCACCCATCAGTTGGAGGTTTTTTAACACACAGCGGTTGGAATTCGACCGTTGAGAGTCTATGCGCAGGTGTGCCTATGCTGTGTTGGCCATGCTCTAGTGACCAGCCAACAAACTGTTGCTATGCGTGCAAGGAATGGGGGGTTGGCATGGAGATTAGTAATGATGTGAAGAGAGATGAAGTAGAGAGGCTTGTTAAAGAGTTAATGGAAGGAGAGAAAGGTAAGAAGATGAAAAATAAGGTCATGGAGTGGAAGAAACTCGCAGAAGCCGCCGCTAGTCCACATGGTTCTTCATCTGCAAACTTAGACAATTTTGTGAATCAAGTGCTATCAAGAAAAACTTAG